The Anolis carolinensis isolate JA03-04 chromosome 2, rAnoCar3.1.pri, whole genome shotgun sequence genome contains the following window.
ggacatgagagaagcctcccacagggatggtaaaaacatcaaaacatctgggcgtcccctgggcaacttccttgcagatggccaattctctcactccagaagcaactctggttgctcctgacatgaaaaaaaaaaaaacaccatcctATCCtcggttgtatgttttccgggctgtatggccatgttcaagaagcattctctcctgacgtttcgcccacaactatggcacctgcaatatacctcacaacctctgaggatgcctgccatagatgtgggcgaaacgtcaggagagaatgcttctggaacatggccatacagcccggaaaacatacagcaaccctgtgatcctggccatgaaagccttcgacatatcctatcttctttctccttccctccacccttccattcttccttccttccttctgccctCCCTCTTTcaccctctctctttcttctccctccctcccttctctttttccttcctccattcctcctggGGGATGCTGAGCTGGGAGAAGAGACAGTTGAGAGGGAACATGACAACCatggggttgtatgttttccaggctgtatggccatgttccagaagcattctctcctgacctttcacccacatctctggcaggcatcctcagaggttgtgaggtatatggagaaactaagcaagggaggtttatatagtttctccatatacctcacaacttctgaggatgctgcctgagatgtgggtgaaacgtcaggagagaatgcttctgggacatggccatacagcccggaaaacatacaacaaccctgtgatcccggccatgaaagcctttgacaactcatgagaaccatgtttccaGATTTACAAGGGTTTCGCATTGAGAAGGAGGGGGAAaatgactttctgctgctctagagaccagggcataAAGAAGCCATcatttcaaatggcaggaaactgaaaagattaggaagaacttcctgagattGAGAGCTGTTTGAGAGTGGCATATTCTGctggggagtgtggtggagtctccttctctggaggtttttccacagaggctgtctattgggagtgctttgattgtgccttcttgcagggcagggggttgaactggatggcctttgagggttttTTCTAGCTCTAGGAGTCTAGGATTATATATCACGAGTAGGCAATATGGTGTCGAATGGAtacactttctctctctcacccaccatctcatcctgacgaagtctaacccttttgggatccaaacaattcccgtctttccttcactttctgcctctgaaagagaagaggaaagacaggaaagggcagggagggaacttggggagaataataataataatactttatttttgtatccagccaccatctccccgaagggactcggggcagctaatatggggccaagcccaaaaaacaaggtacagtagagtctcacttatccaagctaaacgggccagcagaagcttggataagtgaatatcttgcataataaggagggattaaggaaaagcctattcaacatcaaattaggttatgattttacaaatttagcaccaaaacatcatattttacaacaaatttgacagaaaagtagttcaatacacagcaatgttgtaattactgtatttacaaattagcaccaaaatatcatgatatattgaaaacattgactacaaaaatgccttggataatccagaaacttggataagcgagtcttggataagtgagaatctactgtataaacaagttaaaatataaaacaaaacaaggaaataacaataacaatataataatcagATAAAACAAATTCAAGCacaattgtacaaataaaacCATAGAAGCAAGGAAAAATCATATAAACAATTTCACCACCAAGgataaaattggggggggggggggggagaccaggACAAAGTGCATAATAACTAGACTATTTAATATAAAGTTCCTGGACAAGAGTCCCAAGTTTTCCTGGAGTAGAGTTAGGGATAGGATGGGGTGGGACAAgggataaagtgcaaaataacagcATGTCAATCAAGAGGTCTGGATGTCTTTGGTTTACTCAAAAGTACACTGGAAGAACCACGTTTTGAGCTGTTcgataaaggcagacagggttgggacGAGAACAGCCCCCAAggtagaaagtttgcccatgcctgccctagaacCAAAGAACTACAGATGATGGCAGGGATATGGTGGTGGAAGAAAAATCCCATATTCATAGTTTTgtagagcaatttagagcagcattggatagtgagatccaagctggTGAGAATAGAAGgcaataatttccagaatataactcaccaaGTCAAAGCAGAAAGCCACAGGAGTTCCCCAAAAATAGACTTGGATACAcaacatagcaaagcatgcactttaatacagttttcaggttcaaaattcccaccGACCCAGCTGGACCCAGCCTTGCTGTGATTGGCAGGGGCTCCCTAGAGAGGTGGGAGCTTGGCGCACCTCGGCCAATGAGAGCGCCGCCTGCCTTCAATGCAAACTCTCCCTCTGTCCAATGATGAAAGAGTGGCTAGCAGGTTTCTGAACAATGGGAGAGGTGATGGCTGAGGATGGGATTAAGTGATTCAGGATCCGAGGAGAGGAAGGTGGCATTGTTTTGAGACAGTTCCATTCAGGAAAGGTGATTAAAATGTCCAAAGGTAGCTCAGTTCTTAAATGGCCTGTCTTTTGCCCTCCAAAGTTGAGGAAAGAGCCCATGGAGTATTTCATATGGTGATCATGATGAACCTATTGAAAGAACATGAGCCTGGGGCAAAACAGTGACACCTGGGTCGAGGCATGTTTGGCCAGAGTTCACAGCGAGGTCACTTTGCTTCATTTTATAAGGGGAAAGATATAGTAAGAATCTTCTATCTATGTATAcagtataataaaagtgaatctttgtatgtgtgtatgtggcagctttctgattggccgccacttccaAAGGCCACCGTGAACGCcaggaatgatggacctggaccaaatttggcacacttaacccccatgatgcacttcaCGTCCTGGTACGGTTTGGGAAAAGATGgcccacagatgatgggatttgcagtacattctaTCGCTTTGCCTCCCACAGATCGCTGCCATGCCCACGAGTGACGgtactggaccaaacttgacacacacctttacgtcctggtgtagattggggcaggatggaccaaggatgatgggatttatagtaccttcactcacttcttgagaccacagcaactgccacaaatgacaaagctgaaccacacttggtacacatatcccaaatgacacatttTACACCCCACAACAGCTTGGGGGAatatggaccaaggattatgggatttgcagttccttCACCCAATTGGCCTCTCACAGACCATTGCGATTCTTGCAAATGACACAACTgggccaaacttggaacacagatgcGATGCGGCCCACCATAGGTCCTGGTGTGGTGTGGGGAAAgatggaccatgaatgatgggacaTACAGTACCTTTActaacttcctgagaccactctaactcccaccaatgacgaataaagaccatacttggcacacatcTCCCAAATCACACACTTTACATTCTACAGCACTTTGGGGAAGGTTAatccaaggattatgggatttgcagtactatCAAACACTGTCTCCAACAGAACACTGTTACTCTAACGACggatcaggaccacacttggcacacttaaTCCCCAAGATCCATTTTGTGTCTTGGTGTggtttgggggatgatggaccagggatgatgggatttccagtactttcaattgcttcaGCTCCCTCAGACTATTCTGACAGCATTGAACCCAGCTGACttcagatctggatcaaacttggcacacagccccaacatggccaactgtgcatacaggcctggtttcggGTTGATTGGcctttgctctgggagttgtagttcacccttatccagacaacaTTGAATCCAACTGACttcggacctggaccaaacttggcacacagccccaacatggccaactgtgcatacaggcctggtttcggGTTGAATGGcctttgctctgggagttgtagctcacccttatccagacatcactgaacccagcagaagacagatctggactaaacttgccaCAGAGAAACCCAAGGACCAACTAAACATGCTGCagggtttaggggaatggaccttgattttgggagttatagttcacccacatccagaaagtactgaaccctgctgacatcagatgtggaccacatttggcacacagacccaacatggccaattgtgcatacaggcctgctttgggggtgattgtcctgggaatctggaagttgtagttcacccttatccagacagcactggacccggccaatgacggatctggaccaaatttaagtgatatttcctaatATCCCAAAACAATTAGTGCCTTCTTCTCATAACCTAGGCATTGCTGGGTCCCCAAGGTAGTATGTAATAAAAgtgagtgtttgtatgtatgtatgtggcagctttctgattggctgccactttcacagaccactgtgaccgccaggaatgactgacctggaccaaacttggcacatttaACCCCCGTGatgcactttacgtcctggtgccgtttaGGGGAGGATAGACCAcatatgatgggatttgtagtactgtactttcaaacgcttccgctcccacagaccactgcgacacccaccagtgacggaaatgaaccaaacttggtagacagaacccccatggcccactttacaccctggtggtgtttgagggaggatggaccatggattatgggatttgcagtaccttcactcatttcctgagaccactgcaactgccaggaatcacagaaccaaacttggcagacatatCCCATATGGCACACTTTACACGCTGCAGCACTTtgtgggaggatggaccaaggattatgggatttgcagtaattTCAAAAACTTCATCTTCCATAGATCACTGTTACTCtaaccaatgacagatcaggacctaACTTGGCATGCATATCCCCCATGACCCGTTTCACATTTTGGTGCAGTTGGGGGAAGGACagatcaaggatgatgggacttgcactaccttcactcacttcctgagaccactgcaactaccATGAATGGCTGatcaaaaccaaacttggcacatagagcctccAGGAGCCACTCTACACCTTGGTGtgatttggaggaggatggaccatggacgatgggacttgcaatactttCATTTCCTCAGAGCACAGCGTCTTCCACAACTAATAAaccagtaccaaacttggcacacagagcccccatcatcaactctacatcctggtgtggtttagaggagtttggaccatggatgatggaactTGCAGTATCTTGACTCATTTCCTGAgacaactaggaccctcaccaatgtctgataaacaccaaacttggcgcatagagcccccatgacccactacaCATCCTGATGTAGTTTGGAAGAATTTGGACCATGAATGATGTGACGTGCAGTATGTTCATTCACTTCTTGAGACCATTACAACCCCCACCAATGCttaatcaagaccaaacttggcacaaagagaccacatgacccactctacaccctggtgctGTTTGGAAGGGCATAGCCCCTGTGTTTCCCATAGAAGACAAAGAAAAGGGATCCCAGAAGTTCCTCAGCAGCTcagcaggcaaaaaaaaaaggcttttggggttcCTCTAGAACCGGGAGATAGGGATAGGAAATCTGGCACAAAGGGGATTATGGGTTAGGTAGTTAGAAACAGAGAGGAGCGGGAAATGAATGCCAAGGGAAAAGGAGAAAATGGGCAATCGAGTGTAGTctaaaggaacagaaaaatgtgtgtCAAGGTGatacagagagacagaaagatacatttcaatttttagaaatgtgggcaaaattataaaatatatttttcactgGGCTTTTTTCTCTTGCCAGCCCCAGACAAAATGCCCAGAAATGCAAACCCTCCTCCACCCAGCTTTTGACAAAGGGCCTTCTGCCTGAGAATTAACTACTCAGTTAATTGTTTCTTTTCCCAGTCAACAGCtctaaaacaaaagagaaaatctaCATCTCTAGGCCTCCAGGCCAAAGGCTAGcaaaagggggagagagaaaaaaaattgggCTTGGCAAAGGTCAAATAGTTTTTGTGATATGGTTTCCAGTAATACATTttgtaccttctgctataaatatatgaaatgtaggacataagccttgattaaatgtacacaTTAACATGGGAAGAGTCCTTGTGGTTGTTGTTGCCTTTGCAAACTGAATTAACTCTTATTgtccagcctgatgtccttgtccttagcaaaactataagttaTTATCTTTCATGGGGGGAGGGGTCATGTTCTACTTCAAtaggataaaaggtaaaggtttcccctgacgtagtccagtcgtgaccgactctgggggttggtgctcatctccatttctaagccaaagagccggcgttgtccgtagacacctccaaggtcatgtggccggcatgactgcatagagcaacattaccttcctgctagagcggtacctattgatctactcacatttgcatgttttcaaactgctaggttggcaggagctggagctaacagcggccgctcatgccgctcccggggtttgaacctgggagctttcggtctccagctcaatgctttaatgcactttgccaccgaggCTCAATAGGATAGTTACATATATTCTCTCCCTGTCAAACCATTGCTCCCCAACCCCACTTATCATTAAAGGCAACCAATTAGTCCAGAGAGCAGAGCAGAGCCTCCATCCACAACAGAAAGAGACTGTCTCAGCCCTGGGCCAAGTTCCACTGCTCCCTTTTCCCAAGGAGGAGAAACACATACTTAGGTGGGAAATACAACAAAAGCCCCCACCACAAGCAGGCTCTTCGTTGAGAAATCCCCTGCTGCAATAGCTGCTCTCCAAAGCACTATTCTGCTAAGGCAGGGAATCTTAATTCGGAGTTTTGTTAGAAGGGTGTCACTGATTTTCACATTTCAGTCTTGCAGATCACTACTATAAAGGAGGAGCAAATATAGTGGAGctagccctaggtaattttcaagtgtaagcaaacaatatccccccccccccccaaaaaaaaaactaatcactgaaaaataaaaggtagaaggtagaggtgaccAGAATAAACaaaagagttaccttacaaatcagaagtttatttacatcattatgttcatatagttacATTACACAGAATTAACAAAATTAACTTTTTTAAAGAGTGCAAACATTTTATTAAACTTAGCAACAATTTTAAGTTTTTGTTTTGAGCTTGCTAATAACAGACAACTCAATCCCATGCTTTTTAAGTCTGTcaatcagttttgttttggagaaCGCAGCCCCATGAGAATAGACACCTCCTTTTGAAGGAAgcaaactcttgtccttcagaggTGCCACGCCAGCCTGGCCCATGGCAATAGGTGTGGCAACATAGCTAGCCTCTGGCCCCTTCACTTGAGTGGATATTTTAACATCCCGTTTGCCTTAACACAAATTAACTTGAAcacctttaaaattaaaaaaatatttttctagctTTCCGTTTTGAAAACTCACGTACTAGTAAGTCTGTTTCCATTTCATCCAACAAGTCATTTTCAATGGCCAAAGTTGCTAGTTCACTGACGCGCTCTTGGCCCGAATTTGATCTTAAGTATGTTTTTATacgttttaattttgaaaaactcATTTCATCGCTGGCCATGGATACTGGAAGCGTTAACAGAATTCTCAATGCAATATAAACATTTGGGAAAGTATCTACATAACCACGTTTGGTTAGGAAAGACAAGGCTTCAGCTGGGTTGCTTCCAGGGGGCAGCATAGGTGCAAATATTTGTAGCTCATCAAACAGATCATCACCATTCACATCGCAGTCTTCTCCATCGCTCAAAACGGTTTGAAGATGTTGACAGTCATTCTTCAATTCTGTTTCATTCAAACTTTTCCCAAGCCTTGAAATATCATACAGAAATTTGAAACTTTCGCTATGGTTTTCCATTAGCTCACATCTCTCCTTTAATGAGGATATTGCTGTGTCAAGCACAACAAAGAAGAAATTGACTTTAAAAGAATCTTTATCAGAACGTGCAGTTTCATCTTCACTCTCACTGGAATGTACAGCTTCATCTTCACTCTTACTGGAATGTGCAGCTTCATCTTCACTCTCACTTGAATGTGCAGCTTCATCTTCACTCTCATTGTTTACTTTTCTTGGTCCAACTAGCGTTTCTTTTTCAAAGTCAGCAGCAACATCAATTTTTTCTGCAAGTTCCTTTGCATCTTTAATGACGCTATTTAGACCTTCATCAGATCTCATCTTTTCTAGAAATGATTGTACACTCTTAATAAGATCCATAGAACTTTGAAGATTATTTGTGACTTTTTGCAAACGTTTACTCACCATATTTATCTTATGCAGGATCTCATGCCATGTCACTAAACAGCATAGAAACTTGAAGCTTTTCAGTTTCTTTATAAGTGTGATAGCAGTGTTCCTACCAAATGCACCAAATTTCTGTTCTTGAGAAGCTTCATATAAGGCATCATATACTTCTTCAATGTGGAACCTCAAAGGCAACAATGCCTCGATTTTACTTTCCCACCTAATAATGCAGAGTGGTCTGACTTTGAGAGTTGAAACGTGCTTTGACAAAATACTCCATCTTTCAGTAGAACTTGAAAAAAAGTTAAAGATTTCTTGTATTGTGCTGAAACAGTCTACCGCAACGCTGCAAGACAGAGCTGCATCATTTAAGACCAAGTTCAGGTTGTGGTTTCCACATGGTACATAAAATGCTCTAGGATTTAACTCAAGGATCCTCTTCTGGACTCCAAAATGCTTTCCCTTCATTGCAGAAGCACTGTCATAGCCCTGGCCTCTCATGGATTTTAAAGGAATGCCTCGTGCCTCTAACTCTTTGAGTAAAATTTCTGTGAGACCTTCACCTGAAGAATGGGTAACAGGAACAAAGCCTAAAAAATGTTCCTTAATTGAGACATCTTCATTTGCTTCAATTTTTATGAATCTTACCACCAACGTCATTTGTTCGGTGTGGCTAACATCGGGAATGCAGTCTAATCTAATAGAATAATATTTTGCCTGGTGTAGTTGTTGTAAAATATTACCCTGGATCTTGGCTGACAAGAAACTAACAAACTCGTTCTGGACATTTTTGCTCAAATAGTGAACGTGTGTTTCTTTGGAAGCGATTCTTCTCAGATGTTCGGCCATAAAAGCATCAAACTTTGCTATATGTtctaccatttttaaaaagttgccattATTACGTTCAAATAGAGCCTCTTTATTCCCTCGAAATGCCAATCCTTGAGTCCCCAAAAACTGTACTACACATAGTAAGCGTTTCAGAACTTGATGCCAATGTCCAGTTTCAGCATGAATAAGCCTTTCATGTTCTGCATCAATAGTTTTGTTTAAACATAAATGTGCAGAGAGTTCATGCCAAGATGTACAGTTTGTAATATGAGTATGGGATTTCTCATGACTAATCAAAACCCCATACAAGTTCTTCCAGTCAGAATAGCCTTGGCTACTAGCAAGAAGACAATTAGCCTTTCCAAAAACTCTGCAAGGAAAACAAAAAACTGCATTTTTCAATTTAGAATATAGTAGCCAAATCCTGTCGACTTGCTCTCCGTTGCGCAGCTTCCTTGTATAATGTTTTGAGGTAAATCTCCTACCCTTACTGTCCCGAGGAAAATCTTTGACAGTGACTTGCTGAGGTCCTCGTTTCACAAGTATTTTCCGTACCTCATCATTTATTTTGGATGGCCACTCTCCACAATCATCTGAAATCGATA
Protein-coding sequences here:
- the LOC134297006 gene encoding zinc finger MYM-type protein 1-like is translated as MMLSTNGVELNQGPIAFKDVAVNFSLEEWVLLNPDQRVLHTQIMEEIRGILDSLENVQQEKPSGAFHRKRKLQHCKEDENQSKALQKTSPSCATRNTEPTKLIESDHDDNDKIPISELPPGPPASQDHLTVTTATPLAPSVIDLTGTDTEDMDDDLLGDAVLPSSPQTIENELSIDPLSISDDCGEWPSKINDEVRKILVKRGPQQVTVKDFPRDSKGRRFTSKHYTRKLRNGEQVDRIWLLYSKLKNAVFCFPCRVFGKANCLLASSQGYSDWKNLYGVLISHEKSHTHITNCTSWHELSAHLCLNKTIDAEHERLIHAETGHWHQVLKRLLCVVQFLGTQGLAFRGNKEALFERNNGNFLKMVEHIAKFDAFMAEHLRRIASKETHVHYLSKNVQNEFVSFLSAKIQGNILQQLHQAKYYSIRLDCIPDVSHTEQMTLVVRFIKIEANEDVSIKEHFLGFVPVTHSSGEGLTEILLKELEARGIPLKSMRGQGYDSASAMKGKHFGVQKRILELNPRAFYVPCGNHNLNLVLNDAALSCSVAVDCFSTIQEIFNFFSSSTERWSILSKHVSTLKVRPLCIIRWESKIEALLPLRFHIEEVYDALYEASQEQKFGAFGRNTAITLIKKLKSFKFLCCLVTWHEILHKINMVSKRLQKVTNNLQSSMDLIKSVQSFLEKMRSDEGLNSVIKDAKELAEKIDVAADFEKETLVGPRKVNNESEDEAAHSSESEDEAAHSSKSEDEAVHSSESEDETARSDKDSFKVNFFFVVLDTAISSLKERCELMENHSESFKFLYDISRLGKSLNETELKNDCQHLQTVLSDGEDCDVNGDDLFDELQIFAPMLPPGSNPAEALSFLTKRGYVDTFPNVYIALRILLTLPVSMASDEMSFSKLKRIKTYLRSNSGQERVSELATLAIENDLLDEMETDLLVREFSKRKARKIFF